The Maridesulfovibrio hydrothermalis AM13 = DSM 14728 DNA window ATACGGTTTAAATCAGCAGCATAGTCCACATCATCCATAGCAGCTGCGTCCTGTTCTGCCAGAACAGCCACGGCCTGAAGTTTTACAGCACCCTGCTCCATAGTAATCTCCCCCGACTTCATAGCAAGAGAAATAGACTGGACTTGATCGGCATACTTTTTAAGATAATTCATGAAAGGACTCATATCTTGATCAGGGCTGAACTTTCAAGCAAATCAAGGCAGTACAAAAAAGCACAATGGTCAGCAGAATATGCTACCAGCGATTACCGATCAGTATAATACACAACACAAGAAGCCCCCCTTACCGCGACCACGATCAGATCATTGTAAGAGGGGCTTTTATTACAGTTGGTGCGAAAGGAGAGACTCGAACTCTCACGGGATGAACCGCTAGATCCTAAATCTAGTGCGTCTACCAATTCCGCCACTCTCGCAACCGTATTTCTGGGCTATAGCCTGAATATTACTGTTTAATCAACCAGATTAAAACAGTGACATCCGTGGCAGCCGTTGCGTTAATATAAGCAGTGCTCATCCTTGTCAATACAAATTGACACAAATGCATGGAAAATAATTTTCGCCACTTAAAAGCTAGCCATAGATTCAAGAATCTTCCTGATTTTATGCTCAAGATCTGCAAAATCTTTGGCCAGCAGACGGATAAGAGGCTCCCTGCCTTTATCGCCGGAATCGCAGACAACATCTACCAGTTCAGGCTCCGGATGCTCTGCCACAGCCTTGCAGGTTCCCCACTCAATTGTGGCTGCTTCAGGACCCTGAATATCAGAAGGTTCGTCTCCACGGTCAAACCATGCTTCAACATAACCGCAAGCCGCAATTGCTGATAAAATATCGGCGTCATGCCGCAAACTGACCGCACAACTTATCTCAGGATTAAACTTGCGGGCGCAAATAAGTGCCTTTGCCATATATACAGAAGCACCGAACTCAGGTTGACCGCTAACAATGATCTCACCTTTACGGGTACAGGTGATCTTTCCACTGAAAGCAGCCACATCAGTCACATCCTCGGCGTGCGGCAAAGCAGCAACTACATTCATCCTTACCTCAGGAACAAGCTGGCTTAAACCGTCCATGCAGCTCAGCCTCCGTCCGCACTTGTGCAGATCAGATAAAAGTCCCTGCTTCATCTGCTCAATCAACATGGGGGCAAGATGGTTAGGCGGTCCGCTGCCTTCACCTAAATCAAAAGAAGCACGCAAAGCCAGATTCAAATACTCTTGCGCCTTGCGCACAGCAGCAACCATATCATATCCTTTGGCAAGCCCTGAAGCGATGGTTGCCGAAAGAGTGCACCCTGTACCGTGACTGTTTTTTGTCTTCACCCGCTGTTGCATCAAAGGTATGGGTTGCCGACCTTTAATGCCCAGCCAGTCAGTGGCTGCGACAGAATCAAAATGACCTCCTTTAATCAAAACAGCCTTTGGTCCCATTTCGAGCAGAATATCAATAGCTTTAAATATATCCTCGCGACTGGCAATTTCCATATCAGTGAAAAGCTCAGCTTCCGGAACATTGGGAGTAAGCAGGTCAGCTAGTGGAAAAAGATCTTTCATAGCTTGCACAGCATCATCTTTAAGCAGCTTGGCTCCACTGGTTGCCACACAGACCGGATCAATTACCAAAGGAAAATCTTTATCCTGCAACGCCGCAGCAACAGCCCTGATAATAGGTGCTGAGAAAAGCATTCCGGTCTTGGCTGCCTGAATATTAATATCCTGACATACAGTTTCAATCTGCAAAGCAACAAATTCCGGTGTAACAGGCTCAATACCTGCAACTCCGGTAGTATTTTGGGCAGTTAGCGCGGTAATGGCACTTGCCCCGTAACATCCTGAGATGGATATAGCTTTTAAATCGGCCTGTATTCCGGCTCCGCCGCCCGAATCAGATCCAGCAATAGTCAAAACACATGGAAGCGGTTCCATTGTGCCTCCTTCGGCATATGTATGAATTTATTGATCAGTTTATGTCTGAAATTATCGATCAGTTCAGTTACTTTTAACCCCGCCTTTACTGCTGGTCAACTCTGCCTACAGCGACTGAAAATTTAACCTGATCCGGACTTTCAATCCGGTCTATTATCACCAGCCAGCATAGCGGCTCCTTGCTCCTTGCCACCTTGATGCTTCACCTATATGCTCCGGCCCATGACAAAGAGCATCATTGCTGAAAAAAGCAAACAACCACACTATCTGCCCATGACAAGGCGGGAGATGGACAAGCTGGGCTGGGATCGACCTGATATTATCCTTGTTTCCGGTGACAGTTATATTGATCACCCAAGTTTTGGAATTCCGCTTCTGGGCAGGGTTCTTACCGCACACGGTTTTAAAGTGGCACTGGTCTGCCAGCCGGACTGGACAAACAGCAAAGCCATTGAAGAGCTTGGCCGCCCCCGACTCTATGCCGGTGTATCAGCAGGCGCGCTGGATTCAATGGTAGCCCACTACACCTCTTTCCGTAAAAAAAGAAGCGATGATGCCTATACCCCCGGAGGTAAAGCCGGAGCACGCCCCAACCGGGCCTGCATCATTTATACAAATCTGGTAAAAAAGGCATTTAAAGGACTTCCGGTACTCATCGGCGGCATTGAAGCGTCCTTGCGCAGGATCTCACATTACGACTTCTGGACTGATAAAATCCGTAAACCTGTTATAATGGACAGCAAGGCAGACCTGCTCATTTACGGAATGGGCGAACGGACAATGCTGGAAGCAGCTTACCGTCTTTCAAATTCTGATGATCCGTCTGTACAAGACCTGAAAGACATCAACGGAACAGCCTTTATGGGCACTCCCGACGACATTTCAGAAACGGCCGAAATAATTAAACTGCCCTCACATCAAGAGATTGCTGATGATCCGCAACAGCTCATGAAAGCAACACTTGCCCTTGAAGAGCAGGTGCACCACGGAACAGCCTGGGCAGCGCAGCAGGTTGATAAAAGACACGTTATCATCACCCCGCCTTCTTTATACCTTTCTACCGGAGAGCTGGACTGGCTTTACACTCTGCCTTTTGCCCGCCTGCCACACCCTTCATATAAAGATAAAGGAAGAATTCCGGCTGCGGATATGATTGAATTCAGCGTGACATCTCATCGGGGCTGTGGCGGTGGCTGCTCTTTCTGCTCTATCGCCATGCATCAGGGACGTCATATCCGCTCACGCAGCAAAAAATCTATTCTGGGTGAACTTGAAAATATGAAGAGCCATCCGGACTTTCGCGGATCAGTCTCAGATATAGGTGGTCCAAGTGCAAATATGTGGAATGCTGAATGTGCTCTGGAAAGAGACAAATGCAAACGTAAAAGCTGCCTTGTCCCTAAAGTCTGTCCCAATTTCAAATACAACCAGAAAGCCAACCTTGGACTCTTGCGTCAGGCCCGTCAGATCGACGGTATCAAACATGTGCGGGTTGCCAGCGGAGTTCGTTATGACCTCGGACAGCAAGACCGCACCAGTCTGAAGGAAATATTTAAGGATTTTGTCGGCGGACAGCTGAAAGTTGCGCCGGAGCATATTTCCCCCGCAGTGTTGAAACAGATGCGCAAACCAGAACTTCCGGTCTTTGAAAGTTTTCTGGAAATGTTTGCGGCGGAATCCAGCAAAGCGGGAAAAGAACAATATGTCATACCATATTTAATGAGTGCGTTTCCGGGATGTACTGATACAGATATGCGTATGCTGGGGGCATGGCTTGCTGAAAGAGGATGGAAGCCAAGACAGGTGCAATGCTTTATCCCCACTCCCGGAACAGTGGCCACAGCTATGTATTATACAGGTACAGATCCGGCAGGTAATAAAATATATGTAGCCAGAACAGATGCTCAGCGACTTAAGCAGCACCGCATACTCATCCCTGATCCCGGCAGAGATCCCCGTGCCGGTAAATCCGGTTCAGGAAAATCCGGACCTGCTAATACCAGATACGGGAAAAGCAGATTTGGTAAAGCTGGATCGGCCAAAAGGAACAACTCCGGAAAATCTGACGAGGAAACATCCGGTAAGCCTAAAAAAGGCGGTAATCCCAAACGCTCCAGATCCAGAAGAGGCCAGCCGCATGAAGACAGCGGGGCAAAACAACCCAGAGGAAACAAAAAATTTAACCGGGATAACAATAAAAAAGGCTTCACAAAGAAGAAAAAAATGAAGTAATCACAGTTGGAAATATATTGCAATTCATATAACATACAGCATGAAACGGAACCTCTAAATGCGGATATTGTAAATGAGCTCAGATTCTTTTGCCAACCTGTGTATTTTTCACATCATGGACGGACTCCGGGACGGCCTGTCTCACTATTCACGTTCAAGTCGGGCTGCGCTTATTTATGCAGTCAGCCCTGACGACCCTCTGCGTATTTATGATCCACAGGAGCTTTTAAAAGAACATGAGCCTAAACTTAAAGAGTATTATCTGGATTCTGACAAGTGGAGGGCAGGCAGCACCCATGATGACAACTCCAGACTGATTGAAGTTATCCGCTCCAAAGACCTTGTGCTCGCAGGACTGATCACCTGCAGCGCCCGCTCCAGCAGTATTTTTTACCAATGCTGGTTCACCGAGCAGCACCCAGACATGTGCTCGACAGGTCCGACTGAAAGCTGGATGGAATACGCAGCTCTGCTGCTTTCACAGGATTTTGCCACTCAGAATATTTTACGCATAGACAGTTCCGGACACCTGCTTCGTGAATATTCCACCCATGCTGTCCGCGATTACATAGTCGACCAGCGTAACCGGATCATGGGCTGGGATACTCAGCTCAGAGTATATCCGATTCTCGATGCGGTTCTGGGCATCTCCAAAACCAAAGAAGAAGGAGCATGGGCACGGGGTGATCTGATTTTTATTGAAGCGTCTGAACTTGACTCAATCAACTACATGGCAAAATTCCCCGAAAATGAACGCCCGTCACTTAAAAACCACAAGCATGTGCGCAAGCTTCTCCAATCAGTGGAAAGCTCAAGCCGAACACTGGTTTCTGATGGAAAATGTGTAGTTGGAATAGCCGCAGTCACCCCCACAAACAACTCCATCTCAGCACACTTCAAAGGAGACTGGGGTTTGCTTTATCTTGGCAGCACTCCGGTCTGCAGCTTCGGGGATGCCAAGTTCTCTTCAACCAACCACAAACCTAATCTGGTGCAACTTGAAGAGTATCTGCTTGAGCAGGACTTAAATGCAGATACCCGGCATAAACTTTTTCAACTGGTAATCCAAATGATAACCAGCGCCAATCATCGCAGTCACGGATGCACACTGGTGCTTGATTTTAATGATGAACCGGTACAAATTTCAGGGCAGACAATGGAAGTCCCCCTTGACCTGTGCGAACCGGAAATGCGCGGCCTTGCACGCTCGTTAACCAAGTTAGACGGGGCGGTTCACATCAGTAAGGATCTGAAACTGCATGGCTTCGCCTGCCTTCTTGATGGTAAAGCCGTTTCCGGAGAAAACAGGGCGCGCGGGGCAAGATTCAATTCGGCCCTGCGTTTCACAGCGGAGCACAAAAATCTCATTGTAATTGTTGTTTCATCTGATAAACCCGTTTCTTTAATTCAACGGGGGGTCGAACTTACCGCCCTTTGCGAATGGAAGCAGCTCTTTGCCTGCGTAAGCACTCCGCCAACTTTAGAAAAATGGCTGGAAGGATAACTATGAAAAAAATACTGCTCCTGCTTACCCTTGCTGCTATTTTTGTTTTTACCAGCATTTCCACAGTGCTGGCTCAAGATACTCCATTTAAAAGCTACAGCTTTACCAAAAAGAAAGCCTCCGCCCAGTGGTCAGCGCGAAAAACTTACGTAATAGGCAAAAACAGAAGACTGGGCCTGTTCAATAACCGTAATAAACGCTACCCTTCTCAAACAGTTCTTTCCATCAGCAATCTTCCTGACGGAAAATCTGTAGACGTTAAGCTTGATGTGATCTTTGTCGGCAGCTGGGATAATGAAGGAAAACTTGCCGACCGTTTCACAGTCACTGTCTTAAATGGTCCGATAGTGCTTGATATGAGAAAATTCCCCTGTACTCTTATTGATAGCGACGACACCAAACCGTTAAATAATAATGGCTTTGTACAGGTCGGTGAGCGAGACAGGGCCTATTGGATTAAACCGCTATCGTTTGAAATTTCGCCGGACCTCATTAAAAACAACGAACTGAAACTCGAATTTAAAGGTTACCTTACAGGACGCAAGACCGAATTCTGGGCAATTGATAACGTTCAGATTTTCGTTAATTAACTCCTCCCCGCGCCCTTTCGCAGTACATACCAGCCTACCCTGTTTACAGAATAAATTTTCACCCTCATATATTTTGCAAAATTCAGAATAGACCAGAATCAAAACGCCCTCAGCTCAAATGAAAATGAACCTGAGGGCGTTTCGCCGTTAAAGTTTTTCAAAAACATCAGTCAGGGGATGCTTCTCCGACTGTTTAACTTCAAGTACATCATATAATTTTTCAAGCTGCAAAACAATTTGCTCAAGCTTACTGTCATCAGCAACAGTTAAAATCATACGGCTTTCTTTGCCATCACCAACAGGACCGCAAACAATCCCTTCAAGGTTAAAATTCCTGCGGGAAAAAAGTCCGGTAATCTGACTCATCACCCCGGCATGGTTGCGGACCAGAAGATCAATTACGTAATTATGCATGGTACTATCCTATCATTTCCCGGTTGGCACATTCAGGTGGAACCATAGGCAGAACTCTGTTCTCCAAACCTATAGGGATATTAATTACACACGGACCGTCCTGTCCCAGAACTTTGCGCAGAAACAAATGCGGATTTTCCTGCTCTCCAAGGTCAAAAGCAGGGAGGCCGAACCCGCGGGCAATGGAAACAAAATCCGGATTACTTCCAAAGCTGGTTGCGAAAAAACGCTCCTCAAAAAACAGTTCCTGCAACTGACGAACCAGACCAAGGCGATTGTTATTCATAATCAAAACCTTAACATTCAACATTTGCTCCGTTAAAGTGGCAAGCTCCTGAATATTCATAAGAAATGATCCGTCTCCACTAACACAGACAACTTTTTTGTCGGGCTTGGCAAGCGCAGCTCCGATAGCATTCGGCAAGCCGAACCCCATTGTTCCAAGACCGCCGGAAGTAAGTAAAGTTCTTGGCTTTCTGAAAGGATAACTCTGCGCCACCCACATCTGATGCTGGCCCACGTCAGTTGTGATAATCGCATCATCCGGCAGCGACTCTCCCATGAGCCGAATAAGATTCGCAGGATGAAAAACCTCCCTGCTGTCCGGCAGCGGTTCTGGAAACATCATACGAATTGAAGCAGTATGAGCACTCCAGCCTATCCTGATTGAGGACTCGACCTTATCAGCAAACTGTTGCAAAGCCTGTCCCACATCCCCGACGATTGAAAGGTTGGTGGGCTTGATTTTATCGATCTCAGACCTGTCGATATCAACGTGTAATATATCTGCATGCTTGCAAAATTCACACGCTTTACCAACCGCGCGGTCATCAAAACGAACTCCGAGTGCAATGATCAGATCTGCTTCCTCCATGATCATGTTGGTAGAGCGCAGGCCGTGCATACCAAGCATCCCCAGAGAATTAGGATCGCCATTGGGAAATGCCCCAAGCCCCATAAGCGTCGTTACAACAGGAATAGCATTTTTGCGGGCCAGCCTGATCAGAGAATCAGAAGCATTTGCAGCAACAACCCCGCCTCCGGCATAGATAACAGGCCGCTCAGCACTGTTAATCATATTAATTGCCTGATCAATGAGCCTCGCGTCACACTTAGCAATTTTCTGTATTTCACCCGCTTCAGGCCACTTTTCAAATTCAATTACTTCTTTTTGAACGTCTTTAGGAATATCAACAACAACAGGTCCGGGCCGGCCGGACTCAGCAAGACGGAAGGCTTCCGGTATGATTTCAAGAAGCTCGCCGGCAGACTGGACCAGAAAATTATGCTTGGTAATAGGAATAGTCAGTCCATAAGTATCAACCTCCTGAAAGGCATCAGTCCCAATAAGTGAACTGCTGACCTGACCGGTAATGGCGACAAGGGGGATAGAATCGAGCCTTGCATCGGCAATGGCGGTGAGCAGATTTGTTACACCGGGGCCGGACGTGCCCATACAGACCGCCGCCCGTCCGGTCGTCCTTGCCATCCCCTGCGCCATGAACCCTGCTCCCTGCTCATGTCTGGCAAGGATATGTTTGATAGAGCTTTCCCGTAACGCATCGTAAATAGGCAGATTACTACCGCCGGGGATTCCGCATATTATTTTAATCCCCTGCCGTTCCAAAAGCCTTATAACCAATTCAGCACCACATAATTCCATTTCCGCACCCTCATATTTTCCAGATAAAAACAAAAAACCCCCGCCAGCTAAGCCGGCGGGGGTTACAACAACACTTTTATGTAAACTGATGCTTACAACCTTCCCTCCGGCTTATTTATGCCTGTCACGACCACCACAGAAATCACCACCATCACCACGAGGGAGATGGGTGCAACGACTGCATTAATATGGTCTAGGGAAAATAATTGCATTTCAGTTCTTCTCTAAATTATCCGTTAAATTGTTAACTTGACTTAGCAATAGACCAACGCCATTTCATAAGCAAGCACTTTTATAAATTTAACTGCGATCATCCTGCAACTTATATAATCCAATCCATCCTGTTTTATAACCTACCATCGAAAAAGAACACTTGAACGCCACTGCACTTATCATATTAAATAGAAGCATAGGCAAATCATTCTTTTTGAGTAGTAAATTGCGGTCATTTTTAATCCGCAAAGGACTTTTGCGAAACCTGATATCTTTAAGTTTCAACTTATACTTTGAAGTAAAGCCGACCTGCTCATCTTTTCCGCTGTAGAAATTCTTTATACCCTGCGGATAATATGGTTTCTGATGATCCAGATCTAACCAGAAATGCGGATGCAGCATAGGTGTCGCAATAAGCAGCAGACCACCGGGTTTCAGATGTTTCAAATATCCGTCAATAAACTCGACCAGCCCGATGAAATCAAAATGCTCCACAATGTGAGAAAGTATCAGAAAATCAAACTGATCACTGCTGTGCTCAGTATCAAACTCCTCAAGGGTTACAACACGCAATCCGCGCTTACAGCACTCAGTAACCTGATACTCATTTTTTTCCACACCGAGAATATCAGTAAAACCCTGCGCATATAAAAAATCAGTCTTACCGCCACGCCCGCAACCTATTTCAAGAATACTCATATTCCGGTCAAGAGGTGCAAGCACTTTTTCCCACTGAGTCATCTCATGACGCGAAAGCTGTTTCGTGATACTGCGAAGCTGCTTCCGTTGATCAGGACTAGCCGTCAGCATCACAAACTCCTGCCTGTTCTGTCAGCCCGGCCAGATAACGGGCTGCATTCTCTGCACCCTGCAAATTGACAGGCGACGCTTCCGGTTTTGCATCAAGACATTTCTGCAGGGAAATTTTAAGTTCATCCACACTGACTCCATCTTCTGAGAACACATCCATAACAGACGGTGATTTACGCCCCAAAACAGCGGCATGCTCCTCCTGCTCACCATCCTTCATTCCCCGCAGCAACACTATTGCGGGAACCTCAGCGGCCATAACGTCGGTCAGACTATTGTATCCCCCGTAAATAACGGCACAACGCGATCCTGCCAGATCATCTAAAAACTGCGGCCCCACTTGCGAGAATTCAACATGCTCAAGCCCCTCAAAGAAGCCTGCAACAAATTCAGCTGACGGTTCACGCAGATCCATATAAATTTTCCACTTCCCGTAAACACCATCAACCTCTGCCAGAGCCTCTGCCAGCTTTCCAAGTAAAACGGCCGTTCCAGCCCCGGACCACGGAATCGAAATAACTCCGGCGAGCTTATCAGCGAAATTCAGCTCACCCTTAAGACAGCGCAGTTCAGCCAGACGTGAAACATACCCTGCGACAAAAGGGACGACTCCGTAACGCTCAGAAATCCGTTTAATTTCCCCCCCGCCTGTTACCTTAGAATCTCCGTACCAGAGAATATTGCTATAGGCATTTCTAAAAACTTCTGCCGAAAAATCAGACCAGACCTTATCCACTTCCCCGACCACAGCACGTACGCCCAGAACTCTTACGGTCTCAGGTGAAACCCCATGTGAAGGAATAAGTTCCTTATGCTTCCCTTGAGGAGTATGGTCTGCCAAAAACACTTTCGGCTTATAAGCTGCTATAATATCGCGAATATTTTGCCCACGCAAATCGCCCAGCAACTTATCGTCAATGCCACACGTACCTTTTACACCCGATGACTTACCACCTGAGATTTTTGTTTTATAAGATGGCAGCTTAATCCAATCTAAACAACCGTCTCCTATAAGTTCAGCGGTTACACTGCATCCAGTAACTAATAAAACAGACATTTCAGGAAATAATCGACGCACTGCCAATCCAATAGCAACACTGCGACTTACGTGTCCAAGTCCCCTTCCGTCATGAGCATAAATTATCAGATCAACTATAAAATCCATCGACATTCCTTACAAATTCACTTAAAAGATATTACGTCAGCATACTAAAAAGTATATTGAAGTTCAATAAAACTTGAGAAAAGGGATTGCGTCTAAATAAAAAAAATAATAGAAATGACCACGAGCGCAATAAGTAAGCTTTTAAAGATTTACAGAAGTAAGCCTTTCCGATAGTTATTCCAACGACCATACTGATGCAAGACAAATTATAATAGATCTGGAAAATTAAAACCCGAAAATCGGTACGATAAATGGATAAAACTTTCAATGTTTTGATGTATTCTCACGACACATATGGTCTTGGGCATATTCGTCGTACGATGGCAATTGCCTCTCAGCTGAAATGCAAGGGAGTCAATATTCTTATTCTTACCGGATCTCCTATAGTGGGCAGGTTTGAATTTCCTGAACAAATCGACTTCGTTCGCATTCCCGGCATGATTAAGAAGTCAAACGATATTTATGTACCTCATTCTATAAAAATAGACCCTGTCCATGCAATGTCCATCAGACAATCCATTATTGACGCTACAGCAAAAAGTTTTCAGCCGGACCTTTTTATTGTCGATAAGGCCCCGCGCGGACTCAAGCATGAAATAATGCCCACCCTGCAATGGATGAAGCAAAGCGGTAAAACCCGCACCATTCTCGGCCTGAGAGATATTATGGACGACGCGGAAAGCACAATCAGAGACTGGACCGAAAAAGGCATCTATGATGTTTTAGACAACCTATACTCTGAAATATGGGTCTACGGTCACCAGAATTATTATGATCCCATCAAAGAATACAAAATCCCTGAATCCATCAGCAAAAAAATGGTCTTTACCGGTTATATCCCGAGAAAAGTTCATTCACGTACAAGCCCTGAAAAACGCAAAAACGGCAAAAAACTTGTTGTAATCACCGCCGGCGGTGGTGGTGACGGTTATCCCATGATGGATGCCTACCTTAAGGCTCTTGAAAAATACGGCCCGCAAAATTTCAGAACTGTAATGGTCACCGGACCTTTCATGTCCAAAGATCAAAGACTTGACCTCTCTGCAAGGGCAAAAAAACTTTCCGTAACTTTTTACCATTTCTACCGCAGAATGGAAAAACTGTTCAGCAATGCCGACCTTGTAGTATGCATGGGCGGATATAATACGTTCTGCGAAATACTCTCTCATAAACAAGTCGCGCTGATCGTCCCGCGTGAAACACCGCGCCTTGAGCAAACCATCCGTGCAAAGGTTCTAAAGGAACAGAATCTTGCAGACTATATCCCCTGGCACCAGCTAGGTCCCGATATGATCATGGAAAAAATTGATAATCTGCTCAACAACTCCAAGTCCATCAAAGATGCAATACAAAACTTTAAATTCACCGGTCTGGACGTTATGCATCAACGTGTTGGCCACTTCAAAGAAAATTGCAAATGAGTACAGCCAAACACCCCGTCCTTGCGATGATTCTCAAGGGCTATCCCC harbors:
- a CDS encoding class I SAM-dependent methyltransferase; amino-acid sequence: MLTASPDQRKQLRSITKQLSRHEMTQWEKVLAPLDRNMSILEIGCGRGGKTDFLYAQGFTDILGVEKNEYQVTECCKRGLRVVTLEEFDTEHSSDQFDFLILSHIVEHFDFIGLVEFIDGYLKHLKPGGLLLIATPMLHPHFWLDLDHQKPYYPQGIKNFYSGKDEQVGFTSKYKLKLKDIRFRKSPLRIKNDRNLLLKKNDLPMLLFNMISAVAFKCSFSMVGYKTGWIGLYKLQDDRS
- a CDS encoding YgiQ family radical SAM protein, giving the protein MTKSIIAEKSKQPHYLPMTRREMDKLGWDRPDIILVSGDSYIDHPSFGIPLLGRVLTAHGFKVALVCQPDWTNSKAIEELGRPRLYAGVSAGALDSMVAHYTSFRKKRSDDAYTPGGKAGARPNRACIIYTNLVKKAFKGLPVLIGGIEASLRRISHYDFWTDKIRKPVIMDSKADLLIYGMGERTMLEAAYRLSNSDDPSVQDLKDINGTAFMGTPDDISETAEIIKLPSHQEIADDPQQLMKATLALEEQVHHGTAWAAQQVDKRHVIITPPSLYLSTGELDWLYTLPFARLPHPSYKDKGRIPAADMIEFSVTSHRGCGGGCSFCSIAMHQGRHIRSRSKKSILGELENMKSHPDFRGSVSDIGGPSANMWNAECALERDKCKRKSCLVPKVCPNFKYNQKANLGLLRQARQIDGIKHVRVASGVRYDLGQQDRTSLKEIFKDFVGGQLKVAPEHISPAVLKQMRKPELPVFESFLEMFAAESSKAGKEQYVIPYLMSAFPGCTDTDMRMLGAWLAERGWKPRQVQCFIPTPGTVATAMYYTGTDPAGNKIYVARTDAQRLKQHRILIPDPGRDPRAGKSGSGKSGPANTRYGKSRFGKAGSAKRNNSGKSDEETSGKPKKGGNPKRSRSRRGQPHEDSGAKQPRGNKKFNRDNNKKGFTKKKKMK
- a CDS encoding glycosyltransferase family protein codes for the protein MDKTFNVLMYSHDTYGLGHIRRTMAIASQLKCKGVNILILTGSPIVGRFEFPEQIDFVRIPGMIKKSNDIYVPHSIKIDPVHAMSIRQSIIDATAKSFQPDLFIVDKAPRGLKHEIMPTLQWMKQSGKTRTILGLRDIMDDAESTIRDWTEKGIYDVLDNLYSEIWVYGHQNYYDPIKEYKIPESISKKMVFTGYIPRKVHSRTSPEKRKNGKKLVVITAGGGGDGYPMMDAYLKALEKYGPQNFRTVMVTGPFMSKDQRLDLSARAKKLSVTFYHFYRRMEKLFSNADLVVCMGGYNTFCEILSHKQVALIVPRETPRLEQTIRAKVLKEQNLADYIPWHQLGPDMIMEKIDNLLNNSKSIKDAIQNFKFTGLDVMHQRVGHFKENCK
- a CDS encoding DNA integrity scanning protein DisA nucleotide-binding domain protein; protein product: MSSDSFANLCIFHIMDGLRDGLSHYSRSSRAALIYAVSPDDPLRIYDPQELLKEHEPKLKEYYLDSDKWRAGSTHDDNSRLIEVIRSKDLVLAGLITCSARSSSIFYQCWFTEQHPDMCSTGPTESWMEYAALLLSQDFATQNILRIDSSGHLLREYSTHAVRDYIVDQRNRIMGWDTQLRVYPILDAVLGISKTKEEGAWARGDLIFIEASELDSINYMAKFPENERPSLKNHKHVRKLLQSVESSSRTLVSDGKCVVGIAAVTPTNNSISAHFKGDWGLLYLGSTPVCSFGDAKFSSTNHKPNLVQLEEYLLEQDLNADTRHKLFQLVIQMITSANHRSHGCTLVLDFNDEPVQISGQTMEVPLDLCEPEMRGLARSLTKLDGAVHISKDLKLHGFACLLDGKAVSGENRARGARFNSALRFTAEHKNLIVIVVSSDKPVSLIQRGVELTALCEWKQLFACVSTPPTLEKWLEG
- the ilvN gene encoding acetolactate synthase small subunit, coding for MHNYVIDLLVRNHAGVMSQITGLFSRRNFNLEGIVCGPVGDGKESRMILTVADDSKLEQIVLQLEKLYDVLEVKQSEKHPLTDVFEKL
- the ilvB gene encoding biosynthetic-type acetolactate synthase large subunit, whose product is MELCGAELVIRLLERQGIKIICGIPGGSNLPIYDALRESSIKHILARHEQGAGFMAQGMARTTGRAAVCMGTSGPGVTNLLTAIADARLDSIPLVAITGQVSSSLIGTDAFQEVDTYGLTIPITKHNFLVQSAGELLEIIPEAFRLAESGRPGPVVVDIPKDVQKEVIEFEKWPEAGEIQKIAKCDARLIDQAINMINSAERPVIYAGGGVVAANASDSLIRLARKNAIPVVTTLMGLGAFPNGDPNSLGMLGMHGLRSTNMIMEEADLIIALGVRFDDRAVGKACEFCKHADILHVDIDRSEIDKIKPTNLSIVGDVGQALQQFADKVESSIRIGWSAHTASIRMMFPEPLPDSREVFHPANLIRLMGESLPDDAIITTDVGQHQMWVAQSYPFRKPRTLLTSGGLGTMGFGLPNAIGAALAKPDKKVVCVSGDGSFLMNIQELATLTEQMLNVKVLIMNNNRLGLVRQLQELFFEERFFATSFGSNPDFVSIARGFGLPAFDLGEQENPHLFLRKVLGQDGPCVINIPIGLENRVLPMVPPECANREMIG
- the thiD gene encoding bifunctional hydroxymethylpyrimidine kinase/phosphomethylpyrimidine kinase; amino-acid sequence: MEPLPCVLTIAGSDSGGGAGIQADLKAISISGCYGASAITALTAQNTTGVAGIEPVTPEFVALQIETVCQDINIQAAKTGMLFSAPIIRAVAAALQDKDFPLVIDPVCVATSGAKLLKDDAVQAMKDLFPLADLLTPNVPEAELFTDMEIASREDIFKAIDILLEMGPKAVLIKGGHFDSVAATDWLGIKGRQPIPLMQQRVKTKNSHGTGCTLSATIASGLAKGYDMVAAVRKAQEYLNLALRASFDLGEGSGPPNHLAPMLIEQMKQGLLSDLHKCGRRLSCMDGLSQLVPEVRMNVVAALPHAEDVTDVAAFSGKITCTRKGEIIVSGQPEFGASVYMAKALICARKFNPEISCAVSLRHDADILSAIAACGYVEAWFDRGDEPSDIQGPEAATIEWGTCKAVAEHPEPELVDVVCDSGDKGREPLIRLLAKDFADLEHKIRKILESMASF